AAAGCCTTGGTTATAGACTCCCTCTACACCCTGAAGCAAGACTTCCTGTTCCCCGGACCCCACGCAAATCAACGGCCATGGATCGGTCACTTGCGCTCGGTATTGCCGGTAGGCTGTCAGCAGGATATCAAGCCCTTTGATAGGTACATAGCGCCCTACGTAGAGAAAGGCCCGGGGCCGGGCAGATCCAACACGCCGATACACATCTGCAAACCTATCCCAGTCACAGGCATAGTAACCTGACCAGCAGCGGGCGCCGGCATACCCCAGGCGCCGCGCCAGTTGCCGTTGCCGCTCGCCGGAGACCCACAGCACGTCGATGGCGGAGTGCAGGTACCAGGGCGCCACCACGGACGCCACCCGCTGGCGCAGCGAACCGGTCCAC
This Gammaproteobacteria bacterium DNA region includes the following protein-coding sequences:
- a CDS encoding glycosyltransferase, which codes for WTGSLRQRVASVVAPWYLHSAIDVLWVSGERQRQLARRLGYAGARCWSGYYACDWDRFADVYRRVGSARPRAFLYVGRYVPIKGLDILLTAYRQYRAQVTDPWPLICVGSGEQEVLLQGVEGVYNQGFVQPQDLPEQMAQASAFVLPSRREPWGVVVQEAAAAGMPLICSDVCGAAVHLLQDGYNGYLFESGNASHLSDCMGRVTEAPLAHWEAMSKRSHQLSAQYTPHRWADTLIQGVKSWIACMR